The following proteins are co-located in the Spinactinospora alkalitolerans genome:
- a CDS encoding biotin/lipoyl-binding carrier protein translates to MAEIRAEMVANVWKVTVAEGEQVAEGDTLVILESMKMEIPVLVEDPGTVISLNVAEGDVVQEGDLLVVVE, encoded by the coding sequence ATGGCTGAGATCCGCGCGGAGATGGTCGCGAACGTCTGGAAGGTCACCGTGGCGGAGGGCGAGCAGGTCGCCGAAGGCGACACGCTGGTCATCCTGGAGTCCATGAAGATGGAGATCCCGGTGCTGGTCGAGGACCCGGGCACCGTCATCAGCCTCAACGTCGCCGAGGGCGACGTCGTCCAGGAGGGGGACCTGCTCGTCGTCGTCGAGTAG
- a CDS encoding thioesterase family protein: MAISEGLQGRTELLVSEADTAAALGSGDVPVLGTPRVLALAEAATVAALAEELEAGRTSVGTSVSLVHLAPSPVGARVGATALLCEVDGRRLVFDVTVVQEGRTVARGTVERVVVDRGRFLANAG, translated from the coding sequence ATGGCGATCAGCGAAGGACTCCAGGGCCGGACGGAACTGCTGGTGTCGGAGGCCGACACCGCCGCGGCATTGGGCAGCGGTGACGTCCCCGTGCTGGGCACGCCCAGGGTGCTGGCCCTGGCGGAGGCGGCCACCGTCGCGGCCCTCGCCGAGGAGCTGGAGGCGGGCCGCACGAGCGTCGGCACCAGCGTGTCACTGGTCCACCTGGCCCCCAGTCCGGTGGGCGCCCGGGTGGGCGCCACCGCGCTGCTGTGCGAGGTCGACGGCAGGCGCCTGGTCTTCGACGTCACCGTGGTCCAGGAGGGCAGGACCGTGGCGCGCGGGACCGTCGAGCGGGTCGTGGTGGACCGTGGGCGCTTCCTGGCCAACGCCGGCTGA